Part of the Arachis hypogaea cultivar Tifrunner chromosome 6, arahy.Tifrunner.gnm2.J5K5, whole genome shotgun sequence genome, gggagatggatgaattgcagaaattaaagagaactgaaagtaaaggtgctgaatcttaaagaacaagaaattaaatgactgaaacttaaaatgcaagaaatataaattgcagtaacttaaagtgcaagaaatataaattgcttgaatggaaaaagggagttgaggactgggaattcagaatttaacaagggaaattaaattgcagcaagggttcacagaagaaccaaacggggaaatgggatctcaggactccagagactagatagcaaagtctagatctcaattgccttcccagatccaagttcacaaagcaactaacaagaaattaaagaagaagcagtaaaggaaatgtaattgaactcaattatgcagaagagaaattaaagagatcttgaatggagattgagacagaaattcctcaattcttcacacccaagactcaaacaagaaaggTAAAaattgctcaagcaagaacgaggaagaagagagatcaattctccttcctaattctctcaattctcagtTCAAAGCTCTCAGAGAAAAATGAACTTTCAAAATgtaaaaattctaaaatcaaaAGAAGGGTCAAAAGTCAAAAGTAAAAGTCAggtccctaattacatcaaactatctcctatttatacactttctattcttggattttggaatttggatgggcttttgatttggtgaagaaatgaattaaattggatttttaatccaattttcagcccatgagaaagtggcttccaggaggctaccctgcccttgtggagggcagagcaggaaatggtgcgtgcggctcattgcgtgcgtgcttggtgtgtgtgatgctgcaggatgctgccctgcccttgtggagggcagggcagagttgccatggtgcgccagatgctgcccgtGCGCGCTGCTGCTGGCCGAGACTCCCTTGGTGCGTGCCAATcttgtgcgctggccgtgcaccacaaaatgctgccttgcccttgcggagggcagggcaatgttacCAATGGTGAGGTTccgagttcgaaacttggtggaggcacacgctgcttctttttctttggttttcttggcaccaaagtaatgcttagttccttgtttcctcatggtgccgtgttcgatcctgggagaatgaaagcaagccaatttttgcttgattttattgtgcttgagcgctactcctttcctctttgtccttgggttcgaaacccataggaagcattatgaagcaatttcttttgaattgttcttgggtgaagcccgatattgctcttgaggagggcagggcagagtttttgctccctttggtccttggcatcaaattgtgctctgcccttgttgtgggcaggaCAGTGTTGCTTTTCAAAGTTTGGCTCATCatgttgctctcctggagggcagtgtgctctcctggagggcggtgtagcttcctcccttccatgcgccacacttcttATCTCTTGGCcgcacttcttaagccacgtttttcttcttttcttcccttcttcacctacaagaaaccaaaacaaccactcaaagtatctctaaattcataaggtttataattcattaaaaatcaattaattcttgctcaaacctcatgatttagcatcaatttaaaggtagttgcttgatttaaagaagttatgcattttcattccaaatcacttacttaggatgcaagaaagtgcataaagactaataaaacaagtgaaattagcttaaaaaatgggtatatgatgacctgtcatcacaacaccaaacttaattcttgcttgtccccaagcaagcatcaaaactaagagaaaatgaaatgaacaagaagagcaattatatccttattaggcatatagcagaacttgatttatggagtttttatgcagataatgacaacccaagttattgtttgctgttacataatatacatttttcctcaaaggcttactaaacttgctgttataagatttactctttaattactcccttgctaacttttcttttctcatgttgcttaacaagcttattattctttgaaggcttggtgtctaatgttgcagaagtagcctttggctttatttttactcaacatctttccaccacagacacatggctcactatttcctcctaggatcattgatgcccagcatctctttggataactaaatgttctgtatctaagttgctctttattgtggattttcaattggccatcccaaatcagttgatctaagtgaccgggttttgaaatacccctcagaatttacttatccaagcatatcctagtacaagaacaccataggcatgtgtcctagggtccaagctattggtgtccagcctttattctttgtttttcttgccacattggctttttcttcttccttttctttctgttttatttttgttctcaagggatttttttctttactgataagaacctttataacagcaagctagttcacacttcaatgaaaatgatactatgtagcaattatttcatgagttatacaTTTGATCAGACATATTCACCACCATTAAtttccattctaacttatgcaacattgaatatttactttctaattcaaacaattctcttttattcaagcatatgggaaacaaaacaaaatttaagctGAGTGATGAacaacaagcattatgcagatcaacatacttaatcaaacaacttcacttgACACtaaataaacactttagcaagacatataATGGTTCTCATGTTCAAAACAATCCAcaacagcaaggattaagtttagatacaacctttgaagttgcagcccttcgATTCTTCCTTCtattgtgttttctttgagttaagatgcacaatatcttcaattgttgactcatgtcctgcataattctcaaagttgcttgcttctcaagccaagttaaccatatgtgaaaccttgtgtccttgctaaaggttatggaattaaagctagaaagccgttaaatagttgaataatttgtttgattgcttggagctagcattatgcaagaggtgaaaatgtgtttttaaatgagatttttggtggaacaccaaacttagaatctttcattctcccttaaattgttttggtgtgcaacaccaaacttagctccttgcaatgcataccaattattcaacatttttattgaaaaagctatgaaagaaaactacctcaggttgggttgcctcccaacaagcgctcttttactgtcactagcttgacatcttctgttTTTACTTCAAGAAGGAATTaggttctgaacctcttttttcttgtcccattgtcctcctaggtatagctttgctctgtgaccattggCTGTGAATCGACTCTTTGTTGCTTcgtctagcaattcaatactcccataaggaaagaccttagttaccaaatatggaccagtccacttagatttaagcttgccagggaatatctttagtcgtgagttgtacaagagtacttgttgcccaggtttgaattctttcttcaagatcttcctgtcatgccacctcttggctttttccttgtatatcttggtattttcataggcttctagcctaaattcatccagctcatttagctgcaacaaccttttctcccctgctgcttcagagtcaaggtttagaagtttagtagcccaaaaggctttgtgttcaagctctacagggaggtgacaagatttgccatataatagctgaaagggggacttcccaatgggagttttgaaagctgtcctgtacgcccagagtgcatcttccaatttcctagcccaatcctttcttgtgcttcctactgttttctctaggattttcttcaattctctgtttgctaattcagcctgcccattagtcttagggtgatatggtgtggatactttatgaataactccatatttatgaagaagtttctccatttgtttgttacaaaaatgaccaccaccatcactaataagaccattgggtactccatatctagtgaaaatgtgcttcttaaggaattgaaggacaatttgtgcatcacaggtagttgtggctatggcttccacccactttgaaacatactccactgctaccaagatatatctgaaagaataggaagggggaaagggtcccatgaaatctatgccccatagatcaaataattctaattccaaaataaaattctGTGGTATCTCATTCCTTTTTGTCAATCCTCCTACTCTCTGGCactcattacattggtggacaaactctctggcatctttgaagatagttggccaatagaaaccactttgcaatatctttgcagctgttctttctggaccaaaatgtccaccataagccgagccatggcaatgccacaatatatctcttatttcactctcagggacacatCTCCTAATTATACCATCAGAACATCTTTTGAACAGAAAAGTTTCATCCCACAAGAACGTCCTCGCTTCATTgattagcttcttcacttgttgcttagtgaattcttgaggtatcttcctccccactttgtagtttgctatgtcagaaAATCGTGGTATTTGTTGAACCAGCAAAAGGTGTTCATCTGGGAAGTTTTCATTCACAGGTTGTGAGGTTtcttgaattgtttcttgtggcAGCCTTGACAAATGGTCAGCAACTCGGTTTTCAGTACCTTTCCTgtcccttacctcaatgtcaaactcctGTAGGAGTagtatccacctgataagtcttggtttagcatcctgctttgacatcaaatacttgagggcagcatggtcagtataaaccacaattttagatcctatcaagtatggtctaaacttatcaaatgcataacctacagctaacaattccttctctgttgtggtgtaatttttttgagcctcatcaacaccttacttgcataatatatgacatgatgcaagtttccctttttttgtccaagtacagcaccaattgcaatatcacttgcatcacacatgagttcaaagggtaattcccaatccgggggtgtgataattggtgctgttgtgagtttgtgttttaaagtttcaaaggtgtgctggcagttttcatcaaaaataaaaggattatcaatcactaacagattactcaaaggtttggctattttagaaaagtccttgataaaccttctataaaatcctgcatgtcccaagaaacttctaacagatttcacattagttggtgaaGGGAGCTTCTCTATAATTTTcacctttgccttgtcaacctctatcccttttcttgaaactttatgaccaagaacaatcccctcaggcaccatgaaatgacacttttcccagttcaaaaccaaattagtctcttggcaccgtttcaagacaagagttagatgtttcaggcagcactacaagaaaaaggcgcatttgtaacaaaaaatattgttacaaaacgtcgaaattttgaaacaaaagttttttgtaacaaaaaaagggtccattgcagtaagtcccgttacaaaaagtttttgtaacgaaaaatagaactgttacaattcaatatcatattttgtaacaattttttctgatacaaaaaactagaagccgttacaaaagtggtaacaaattttgatcttgaaggtatttttcgtgacagtcaatttttttcctatcaaaaaattttgttacaaaatgtaacatgattttataacatttttttcttttgttacgaaagcaaattaattattttgtaacaactttttttattacaaattacatgcataatttactaaattattttttaattaactaatatattaactattttactaaacaagtctacatttatataatatgtaaaaacatacataattcaaacatGCCTTATTTATCTAAcattgttttaaaacaaaataacattagtgagtacattgattagttctacaagttatatgtcttgctcaagttcaaccaaaagttaaaagttctaacatagattagtgtctctatgaatcaaaatattcttgagccctcaaggtagcatGTGGTCACCATTTTAGCACtctgtaaataagaaaaaccgaaacaaaaaGTTAGGTGCATACTCAAAAGTTCCTTAAGTTAAAAAAGTttctaaattttcaaaacaagcaagtTTGTATTCACTTCTCAACAATTCAAAATGCCAAAATAAGTGATACATATgtatgtgtagagcacataaTCAAGTAAATATCAATCACAAGTAAGTGGCATAAATTAAAACAATTTGGTGTTGACTAAGTTAGAAACATAAAGAAACATGTAAGCCAAAGAACATTCAAACACCAAATTCCAATGAAGCATAAAAGTCACAAGGTTGAGACAAGACTTGAAAAATTCATGCCCTATGTGACTTAAGGTAaattaggcatgaataaaataaatcaaattagccACATTGGTAGAAAGAAATCTTCAACCTTGTGAGAGCATGCAAAAGAGGATCTCTTTTTAAAAGAATTTCAAGTTCGTGTTCAATTTGAAAATTCACTTGAACTATTCAATGCATAGGAGtaatttagtatgaaaaaaagGGCAAAGAATGTTAGAGGCATGACCATAACTTGCAAAGAAATATCTTAAGGCAATCAGAAATCATGTAGCAAACAAGGGTCTATTTTGACACAGAAATTCGTCAAATAGAACTTGTTtgctcaaacaacacaatgcAGTTTAATTGATCAACCAAATAGGACAACAACCAAATAGTGAATAACAAAACCCGAAGCTTCCAACTTCCAACAACCAAAACAGTGAAGCACTTAGCTGGATAATCAATCAATTGAGCTTAGCAATagttgaaaaccaaaagcaattaaataccaactcaatcaattaattgaatcAAAGATGAATATTGAAAATAGATTAAGATAAATtccggcagcatttcagcagtaaattTGCCTAGTTCACAATTTCaatcaatcaattcaaatttcatatgaattctttgacagttaaaaacacaaaaaatcataatgAATTCATAAGAAGCAAGTAAATAAGCAAATTCCAGCAAGAAAACATGAGGATACAATTAAAACCAATCCAACTAGCAAGAAATAGAGCAGCACTCAACAGAACAGCAAACAATGACCCATCATACAGCACCCAAAACAGTAAAATGAACAAAGATAATGGATTCAGGTAGCATTCTATTCATTGAAGTCAATAACCATTACACTTGCAAGCAGTAGGGGCACAGCAATTTATCCATTAATTCAACAGAAAATCAATCAAGCCAAACTAAACGATTTCAGCAACAGATTTATCAATAAAACCAATCTCAGTTCAGCAACTATCATCTATTCCAACACAAACAACAATAACTCAGCAGCATTTCCTTTCTCATTGAATTTAAGAATCATTTAACAAGCAAGCAACGAGGGAAAAAAATCAGCAGCAACCAACAGCAAGTATAGAGTAGCAATAACAACTTAATGTGAGAAATTATTCAACAACAAATGCACACACAATGTAATCACTATAAACACAAGTAACTATTTGAAAGGTATTTATGTCATTTCCAACAACATATTACACCAATTGAAACTATGATAACATTAAATGAATTCAAGGACTAAAGCCATAAACAATTAACTTTAGAATCAAAATTTCAGATCTTAACaccataattaaattatttacccCAAAACAGGCACTATTGAGAAGGATTTGCAGCTGTGTTTGACACAATCACATCTATATTTCCACACTTATGTAATGTTCAACAGCATATTCACAGCATtcaaacaaattttaataaaGGATAATGCATTCGATAAAAATGAATAGAAAAGGGTGACCTGTGcgattttttgaatcaaatccttTCTCTGTTGATTGTTGGAGACATGGCAAACAATGGCCAAAATTTCAATTCCTTTAGCCCTAAGTTTCTCTGCAGCCTCTTCAACATTTTGCTGTAGAAACAAGGAAATTGAGTAATGAATATAATTAATTGGAGGcaaagaggaagagaaaaggaaaaggaccTGATTGCGAGAAGTGATGACGACGGAAGCACCTTCCAAGCCCAGCCTTTCAGCTATGGTGAAGCCAGTTCCAGACGGCAGAGGTGATATGGAGCACTGGGGGTTCAGCCAGCAACGGCGGTGGCTCCCCGTCTTCCCTTCTGTTCGCATTCCCTCACCCGCATACCAGATCGGCTTAGTTATAGATTTTCAAAGTCTCCGGCTTCATTTAAAAGTAATGCAGAAAATTAAGTTTTacattttaactttgaaaaatcataactagttCTATAGTTAATTCAAACTTCTCAAAATTGAATCCCAATaacaacttttattatagtttACTCAGCCTTTACTCTCATATCATTTCGATTATCGTTGAATAACTGATTTACTTCCAAAGtcatcttttaatttcaaaaatcagatTTTCAACAATTAGTTCAACATTTCAAGATTCAGTCTTCCAGTTATTCCTTAAGCTCAACTTCAATTAATCACTAACTAAGTCCATTACAGTAAACCAACTCAAcaataaaaatttcaatttgaTCCATCAAAATACATAAATCACAATAATATCTCATCAAACAATTTATAATTCAATTTCACAAAATCAACGAATTCAACCAAAGTTCTACTAAAAAATCTCAATCATTCCAATCATAATTTCAGCCACATAAATCAATTAATTCAGTATCCAGTCAGAacctttcaacaattccatcaaaatcagaaaaatcaaTATCAATTACTGcttcaaacactcacaacaaaGCCCAAAAATATTCACAGCCATAACCTGAATTCAATACTCCAATTGAAACACTAAATCATCATCAAACTTAATCCAAATTTCACAATCTCACTCCAAGCTTATTTCTATCAATTAGTCTCTCATAACAACAAACACAATTACATTCACAGCAACAAtccaaactcaattcatcaattatccaTACGAGAGCTTTTCAATAATTAACTCggcatatttcaatttaataaattaaactaaatcatTGTTCACAAGAGCATCTAAATGCAATCACAGCTTAGAATAATCACAACAACTAACTAATTTCAAATGCATTTCAAGTCATTCAtgtcaattaagaaattcttaaccattgttaaccatttgcacttatccaaataactttgtgggcattctaaattaaaaacgtttaaccttaaaaataaatcccctacctcgatGTCTCAAACCGAGGAAATCAAACGCGGCaaacccctttttatttttagctCACATCAGCAACAGTAGCTTCAATATCCACCGGCGTTGATAGCAGCAGCGACACCAACCAAACAACGGCTCTGATGGCGGCAAAGGCTTCGGCAACTCACAGAACCCAGAGGCAGAACAGAGGATAAAGATGAGCAGTGACATGGATCAATTGATTCAGAATGAGAACTATATCCTCAGTAAGCTCCAACAACCTTCCCGGTGACAGCTACGGTGGCGCGGTGGTTCGGCGATGGCCAAGCCTCCTTCCCAGTGGCGGCGTTCGGGCTCCCTTCCTCAGCGACGGCTCTGATGGCGATAGCAAGGCACAGCGGCGGCAGTAAATCCTAGGGGCAGCAGCGATGGTTAGTAGTGGTGGCAGGACACCGCGACGGCGAAACCCTTTTCCCTTCCCTTCGTCGATCGCGTCTTCCCTCTCTCACGTGCCTCTGGTTCTCGTGGCTGAGCCTTTCTCAGCTTCTCCCTCTCACCCACACGACGACAGCGGCGGTGGCTGAATGGAACAGACGCGGTCTGGGCGGCGATGGCGCGGCGCAGGATGCGACGGAGCTGGCAGCGGCCGAGCGCGACGGCTCCTCTCCTTCCTCGCATCGTCCCTGGCTCGCAGCACTCTCTCCTCTCCGATCGCAACCTTCTTTCTCTCGTCTCCCTTAAttcccattttcttttctttcctttttggtTTGCTGAGGCTGTGTTGTGTGTATATGAGGGAGAGGGGCTGGCAGTGAGTGAGTGAGTAAGAGGGCTAGGGTTAGATGAGTGGGGTTAGGGTTTAATT contains:
- the LOC112696763 gene encoding tropinone reductase-like 3 translates to MRTEGKTGSHRRCWLNPQCSISPLPSGTGFTIAERLGLEGASVVITSRNQQNVEEAAEKLRAKGIEILAIVCHVSNNQQRKDLIQKIAQCGNIDVIVSNTAANPSQ